One Amaranthus tricolor cultivar Red isolate AtriRed21 chromosome 1, ASM2621246v1, whole genome shotgun sequence DNA window includes the following coding sequences:
- the LOC130813393 gene encoding short integuments 2, mitochondrial isoform X1 encodes MGVFKKGLGEMGFNKGGGPINWFPGHMAAATRAIRDRLKLADFVIEVRDSRIPLSSKNEELQPLLSGKRRLIALNKKDLANPNILPKWMRYFESCKEDCLSINAHSKSSVQKLLELVELKLKEVISRQPTLLVMVVGVPNVGKSALINSIHRISAKNFPVQEKRKKAVVGPLPGVTQDIAGYKIAHQPSIYVLDTPGVLVPSIPDIETGLKLAATGSVKDSVVGEERIAQYLLAILNCRGTPLHWKNLKDKKEERKNRSEHEYNVKDILPNRRKPPDDSAVHYIEDIATEVRCALSDSFLQFDGDVENENDMESLIELQFEALQKAFRIPHTASECRTKVSKRFLTLFRTGKLGPFILDEVPNICQPVS; translated from the exons ATGGGAGTATTCAAGAAGGGTTTAGGTGAGATGGGGTTTAACAAAGGAGGAGGTCCTATAAACTGGTTCCCTGGTCACATGGCTGCTGCTACTCGCGCCATTAGAGACCGTCTTAAGCTTGCTGATTTCGTCATTGAAGTTCGTGATTCTCGT ATACCATTATCCTCTAAAAATGAAGAACTTCAGCCTCTTCTTTCTGGTAAACGACGTCTTATTGCTCTCAACAAGAAAGATTTAGCTAATCCTAACATTTTACCT AAATGGATGCGATATTTTGAGTCTTGTAAGGAAGACTGCCTTTCGATTAATGCACATAGCAAGAGTTCTGTGCAAAAG TTATTGGAACTTGTGGAGTTAAAGCTTAAGGAGGTCATTTCAAGGCAACCTACACTTCTAGTTATGGTAGTCGGTGTTCCCAATGTTGGAAAGTCAGCTTTAATCAACTCCATCCATCGGATTTCAGCTAAGAATTTTCCTG TGCAGGAGAAGAGGAAAAAAGCTGTAGTGGGACCACTACCTGGAGTTACACAGGATATTGCAGGATACAAG ATTGCACATCAGCCTAGCATATATGTTTTGGATACTCCAGGAGTATTGGTTCCGAGTATTCCAGATATTGAAACAGGGTTGAAATTAGCTGCAACAG GATCTGTTAAAGATTCAGTTGTGGGTGAAGAGCGTATAGCTCAATATCTCCTTGCTATATTGAATTGTCGTGGCACTCCGCTTCATTGGAAAAATTTGAAAGATAAGAAGGAAGAACGTAAGAATCGCTCCGAACATGAGTACAATGTGAAAGATATTTTGCCAAATAGAAGGAAGCCGCCAGATGATTCTGCTGTTCATTACATTGAG GATATTGCAACTGAAGTGAGGTGTGCACTTAGTGATTCTTTCTTACAATTTGATGGCGATGTTGAAAATGAAAACGACATGGAGAGTCTTATAGAGTTGCAGTTTGAAGCACTACAGAAGGCTTTTAGAATACCACATACTGCTTCAGAATGTCGTACGAAGGTTTCGAAAAGATTTTTGACATTGTTTAGGACGGGTAAACTTGGTCCTTTCATCCTTGATGAAGTTCCCAATATATGTCAACCTGTATCTTGA
- the LOC130813389 gene encoding thioredoxin reductase NTRC: protein MATRVMGLGLGTSSQFPPTSFSSSSLSPSVHSSSNTNLLFLGANTWLNRRFSIRVNSVRAFSFNKRFSIRADAATSSQDVQSSKGTGIENVVIIGSGPAGYTAAIYAARANLKPVVFEGFQMGGVPGGQLMTTTEVENFPGFPDGITGPDLMDRMRRQAERWGAELHQEDVEFLDVKNRPFTVRSSEREIKSHAVIVATGATAKRLRLPHEDEFWSRGISACAICDGASPLFKGQVLAVVGGGDTATEEAIYLTKYARHVHLLVRKDELRASKAMQDRVFNNPNITVHFNTETVDVVGNSKGQISGILTRRTDTGDESVIEAKGLFYGIGHTPNSQLLEGQIELDGSGYILVKDGTAKTSVEGVFAAGDVQDHEWRQAITAAGSGCIAALSVERYLTSENLLVEFHQPQQEEVKKELTPRDVQEGFDITLTKHKGQYALRKLYHESPRLVCVLYTSPTCGPCRTLKPILNKVIDEYNKNVHFVEIDIEEDPEIAEAAGIMGTPCVQFFKNKEMIRSIPGVKMKKEYREFIESNK, encoded by the exons ATGGCCACTCGGGTGATGGGACTCGGACTCGGTACCTCTAGTCAGTTTCCTCCTAcctctttctcttcctcttcaCTCTCACCTTCTGTTCATTCTAGTAGCAATACCAATCTACTCTTTTTGGGAGCAAATACCTGGTTGAATCGCCGGTTTTCCATCCGAGTCAACTCTGTTAGAGCTTTTAGTTTCAATAAACGGTTTTCCATCAGAGCTGATGCTGCTACTTCCTCTCAAGATGTCCAATCTTCTAAAG GCACAGGCATTGAAAATGTAGTGATAATTGGCTCTGGTCCTGCTGGATATACAGCAGCAATTTATGCAGCCCGTGCTAACTTAAAACCGGTAGTTTTTGAGGGGTTTCAAATGGGAGGTGTACCTGGTGGACAGTTAATGACTACCACAGAAGTGGAGAACTTTCCAGGTTTTCCAGATGGAATTACCGGCCCTGATTTAATGGACAG GATGCGTCGGCAAGCGGAAAGATGGGGAGCAGAGCTACATCAAGAAGATGTTGAATTTCTTGACGTAAAAAATCGTCCGTTTACTGTACGAAGCAGTGAGCGTGAG atAAAAAGCCATGCCGTGATCGTCGCAACAGGAGCTACTGCTAAGAGGCTTCGGTTACCCCATGAAGATGAATTTTGGAGTAGAGGAATAAGTGCATGTGCAATATGTGACGGTGCATCACCATTGTTTAAGGGTCAAGTTCTTGCTGTGGTTGGAGGAGGGGATACAGCTACTGAGGAAGCTATATATCTGACTAAATATGCTCGTCACGTTCATTTACTTGTGCGTAAAGATGAATTGAGGGCATCAAAAGCCATGCAAGATAG AGTATTCAACAACCCAAACATCACCGTGCATTTCAACACAGAAACAGTGGATGTTGTGGGCAATTCCAAAGGTCAAATTTCTGGCATATTGACGCGAAGAACTGATACCGGTGATGAATCTGTGATTGAGGCCAAAGGTTTATTCTATGGTATTGGTCATACTCCAAACAGCCAATTGCTGGAGGGCCAAATTGAGCTTGATGGTTCAGGATATATTTTAGTGAAGGATGGAACTGCAAAAACCTCGGTAGAAGGTGTATTTGCTGCTGGAGATGTACAG GATCACGAGTGGAGACAAGCAATTACTGCGGCTGGATCTGGGTGTATTGCAGCTTTGTCGGTTGAAAGATATCTCACAAGCGAGAATCTACTTGTCGAGTTTCATCAG CCACAACAAGAAGAGGTTAAAAAAGAACTCACTCCTCGTGATGTACAAGAGGGCTTTGATATTACCCTTACGAAGCACAAAGGCCAG TATGCTTTGCGGAAGTTGTATCATGAGAGCCCTAGACTTGTTTGTGTTCTGTATACATCTCCGACATGTGGGCCATGTAGGACCTTAAAGCCCATACTTAACAAG GTGATTGATGAATACAACAAGAACGTTCATTTTGTTGAAATTGATATTGAGGAGGATCCCGAGATCGCAGAGGCAGCTGGAATTATGGGTACGCCTTGTGTGCAATTCTTCAAGAACAAAGAAATGATAAG GTCGATTCCCGGAGTCAAGATGAAGAAAGAGTACAGAGAATTTATAGAGTCAAATAAGTAA
- the LOC130813393 gene encoding short integuments 2, mitochondrial isoform X2, with protein MLLELVELKLKEVISRQPTLLVMVVGVPNVGKSALINSIHRISAKNFPVQEKRKKAVVGPLPGVTQDIAGYKIAHQPSIYVLDTPGVLVPSIPDIETGLKLAATGSVKDSVVGEERIAQYLLAILNCRGTPLHWKNLKDKKEERKNRSEHEYNVKDILPNRRKPPDDSAVHYIEDIATEVRCALSDSFLQFDGDVENENDMESLIELQFEALQKAFRIPHTASECRTKVSKRFLTLFRTGKLGPFILDEVPNICQPVS; from the exons ATG TTATTGGAACTTGTGGAGTTAAAGCTTAAGGAGGTCATTTCAAGGCAACCTACACTTCTAGTTATGGTAGTCGGTGTTCCCAATGTTGGAAAGTCAGCTTTAATCAACTCCATCCATCGGATTTCAGCTAAGAATTTTCCTG TGCAGGAGAAGAGGAAAAAAGCTGTAGTGGGACCACTACCTGGAGTTACACAGGATATTGCAGGATACAAG ATTGCACATCAGCCTAGCATATATGTTTTGGATACTCCAGGAGTATTGGTTCCGAGTATTCCAGATATTGAAACAGGGTTGAAATTAGCTGCAACAG GATCTGTTAAAGATTCAGTTGTGGGTGAAGAGCGTATAGCTCAATATCTCCTTGCTATATTGAATTGTCGTGGCACTCCGCTTCATTGGAAAAATTTGAAAGATAAGAAGGAAGAACGTAAGAATCGCTCCGAACATGAGTACAATGTGAAAGATATTTTGCCAAATAGAAGGAAGCCGCCAGATGATTCTGCTGTTCATTACATTGAG GATATTGCAACTGAAGTGAGGTGTGCACTTAGTGATTCTTTCTTACAATTTGATGGCGATGTTGAAAATGAAAACGACATGGAGAGTCTTATAGAGTTGCAGTTTGAAGCACTACAGAAGGCTTTTAGAATACCACATACTGCTTCAGAATGTCGTACGAAGGTTTCGAAAAGATTTTTGACATTGTTTAGGACGGGTAAACTTGGTCCTTTCATCCTTGATGAAGTTCCCAATATATGTCAACCTGTATCTTGA